Part of the Zhongshania aliphaticivorans genome, CTCGCTGCAGCCATTCATTGGCCGGTGTCGCCAGGGCGTAAATACCCACACCAATTGTACTTAGGCCAATGGTCATAATGCATACGGCACCAACACTTCTCGGTAAGCCCAGCGTCTGTAAGCGGCTGACAGCAGGTGCAAGTAGTAGCGCAAAAATGAGTGCAAGGGTAATAGGGAGCATCACATCTCTTGCGACCTGCAGTGTGTAAAGTATCGCGAGTAATGCAATGGTTTTAGTCGCCCAGTTAGCTTTGTTGGCATCCATGATGTTGTTTATAGCTCCTGTTTTTCGCGGCTACTCAAAAGTATTTCAGCTCTTCGTCTATGACTCGTGTATATAAGTTACGTGTATTTAGGAGAATTGGTTTACGTGCCCGTTACTTGGACACGCTGCGTTGATTAAGAGTGTGATGTCAGATGCGTTTTAGCGAAGCTCACGTGGTCCCGTAAACCACCAGATGACTAAGCCAATGAAGGGCAGAAATAAGATCAATACAATCCATAACAGTTTGGTGGTGGAGGTTTCGCGACTTTGTATGATGTTGAGAATAGCCCAAATATCAGCGATGAATATCAAAAAACCAAAAATGCCGGTGATCTGTAATTCCATGTCATGCTCCTTAATATTGTGTTGCTTGCTCAATT contains:
- a CDS encoding PLDc N-terminal domain-containing protein, with the translated sequence MELQITGIFGFLIFIADIWAILNIIQSRETSTTKLLWIVLILFLPFIGLVIWWFTGPRELR